The following proteins are co-located in the Streptomyces sp. NBC_00435 genome:
- a CDS encoding ATP-binding protein: protein MDRTQGQADPAQHPARVVTLAAGDFTLTVNPVDGSEIEPTHRPGGEPARAPVKRTPAARASGAAAARPPVPPGAPAGTRPLLGREEERERLVRLLARGRSVRLTGPPGSGRTALLESVADACADMAPDGVVRLSAHGHQQAGELLHALYATVYEAPAERPDRAGLLARVREIGAVVLLDDLDMGGPALDELLRATPECAYLLAATPGTRAPSDDSHLEEVFLGGLSRADCVALLEAGTGRALTEAETAWAGDLRFASEGLPLRFVQAAALLRQRDELNRSDPDDEDEEPGVFEERPRDTVFVPLPTLAEGAAPAELLASRVSESARAALRIACALGGELPHHAHLPALVGDTHADTAVAELIDCGLLSPVGTRYRLAAGVARQLEEIGYGDTAAEEARTAARHYAWWTGHTSVSPGRIAAEADAVLAALAGADVVAAVLLARTAAPAFAASLHWESWERVLRSGAEAARKAGEVAEQAYFHHELGVLALCEGRLDRARAELEASIGLRGALADKRGTVAGRRALALVTDREAAGVQVSPPLRLAPPAASPAPAALPAGPGAGPGAGPGARPGAAPAVPSAPGGFKPPAGVAPVSTVKPAPAPLAAALEPRDAEAVTTVVPAVAPAGAVAPVTLAEVFEDAFPLNPEPAPAPRALPEPRPPRSGRKPLLLAAAGALTVVVLGTVVALAMSGEEQTPPAQGPGVSTTPTTEESQTSPSSPGTSGNVPAPEPEASSPEAQVPGTTPTPRKSPSRKPSPTPRSSSPVAPTPPASSPADPTPTVSISASPTEPTGQPTPTTTTATTGAPVTTTTP from the coding sequence ATGGACCGCACACAAGGGCAGGCCGATCCGGCTCAGCACCCCGCACGGGTGGTGACGCTGGCCGCCGGGGACTTCACCCTCACCGTGAACCCGGTCGACGGCAGCGAGATCGAGCCGACCCACCGTCCCGGCGGTGAACCCGCCCGCGCCCCCGTCAAGCGCACCCCCGCCGCCCGCGCCTCCGGGGCGGCCGCCGCGCGGCCCCCCGTACCGCCGGGAGCCCCGGCCGGCACGCGCCCCCTGCTGGGCCGTGAGGAGGAGCGCGAGCGCCTCGTACGGCTCCTCGCGCGCGGCCGCTCCGTACGGCTGACCGGGCCGCCCGGCTCCGGGCGCACCGCGCTGCTCGAATCCGTCGCCGACGCCTGCGCGGACATGGCCCCCGACGGAGTCGTACGTCTCTCCGCGCACGGGCACCAGCAGGCCGGCGAGCTGCTCCACGCGCTGTACGCCACCGTGTACGAGGCTCCGGCCGAACGGCCCGACCGGGCCGGACTCCTCGCCCGCGTGCGGGAGATCGGCGCCGTCGTCCTCCTCGACGACCTCGACATGGGCGGCCCCGCCCTCGACGAACTGCTGCGGGCCACCCCGGAGTGCGCGTACCTGCTGGCCGCCACCCCCGGCACCCGGGCCCCCTCCGACGATTCGCATCTCGAAGAGGTCTTCCTCGGCGGGCTGTCCCGCGCCGACTGCGTGGCCCTGCTCGAAGCGGGCACCGGACGGGCCCTGACGGAGGCCGAGACGGCCTGGGCGGGGGACCTGCGCTTCGCCTCCGAAGGGCTGCCGCTGCGCTTCGTGCAGGCCGCCGCGTTGCTGCGGCAGCGCGACGAGCTCAACCGGTCCGACCCCGACGACGAGGACGAGGAGCCCGGCGTCTTCGAGGAGCGGCCGCGCGACACCGTCTTCGTGCCGCTGCCGACCCTGGCCGAGGGAGCCGCCCCGGCGGAGCTGCTGGCCTCTAGGGTCAGCGAATCGGCACGGGCCGCCCTGCGGATCGCCTGCGCGCTGGGCGGCGAGCTGCCGCACCACGCGCACCTGCCCGCACTGGTCGGGGACACCCACGCCGACACGGCGGTCGCGGAACTGATCGACTGCGGGCTGCTGAGCCCCGTCGGGACGCGCTACCGGCTGGCCGCGGGGGTCGCGCGGCAGCTGGAGGAGATCGGGTACGGGGACACCGCGGCCGAGGAGGCCCGGACGGCCGCCCGGCACTACGCCTGGTGGACCGGGCACACCTCGGTGAGCCCGGGGCGGATCGCGGCGGAGGCCGACGCGGTGCTCGCTGCGCTGGCCGGCGCCGATGTGGTGGCCGCGGTCCTGCTGGCGCGGACGGCGGCCCCGGCGTTCGCGGCCTCGCTGCACTGGGAGTCCTGGGAGCGCGTGCTGCGCTCGGGCGCGGAGGCCGCGCGGAAGGCCGGGGAGGTCGCGGAGCAGGCGTACTTCCACCACGAGCTCGGCGTACTGGCCCTGTGCGAGGGCCGGCTCGACCGGGCGCGGGCGGAGCTCGAGGCCTCGATCGGGCTGCGCGGCGCGCTCGCCGACAAGCGGGGCACCGTGGCGGGACGGCGGGCGCTGGCCCTGGTCACCGACCGGGAGGCGGCCGGCGTCCAGGTGTCGCCGCCGCTGCGGCTGGCCCCGCCGGCGGCCTCTCCCGCTCCGGCGGCCCTGCCCGCGGGGCCGGGCGCAGGGCCGGGCGCCGGGCCCGGCGCCCGGCCCGGCGCGGCGCCGGCCGTGCCGTCCGCGCCGGGCGGGTTCAAGCCGCCGGCCGGGGTGGCTCCGGTGTCCACCGTGAAGCCCGCGCCCGCACCCCTGGCCGCCGCGCTGGAGCCGCGGGACGCGGAAGCGGTCACGACGGTGGTGCCCGCGGTGGCGCCGGCCGGTGCCGTGGCGCCCGTGACCCTGGCGGAGGTGTTCGAGGACGCCTTCCCGCTCAACCCCGAGCCGGCCCCGGCGCCCAGGGCGCTGCCCGAGCCGCGGCCGCCGCGGTCCGGGCGCAAGCCGCTGCTGCTGGCCGCGGCCGGGGCGCTGACGGTGGTGGTGCTGGGCACGGTGGTCGCGCTGGCGATGTCCGGCGAGGAGCAGACCCCGCCGGCCCAGGGGCCGGGCGTCTCCACGACCCCGACCACGGAGGAGTCGCAGACGTCGCCGAGTTCGCCGGGTACGAGCGGGAACGTTCCTGCGCCGGAGCCGGAAGCCTCGTCCCCGGAGGCGCAGGTGCCGGGCACGACGCCGACGCCGCGCAAGTCCCCCTCGCGCAAGCCGTCGCCGACCCCGCGGTCGTCGAGCCCCGTGGCCCCGACCCCGCCGGCGTCGAGCCCGGCCGATCCGACGCCGACCGTGTCGATCTCCGCGAGCCCGACCGAGCCGACGGGCCAGCCCACGCCGACCACGACGACGGCGACGACGGGTGCGCCGGTCACGACGACGACACCCTGA
- a CDS encoding response regulator transcription factor, protein MTIRVVVAEDQSAVRAGLVLILRSAGDIEVVGEAADGEEAVRLARGLRPDLVLMDVQMPRLDGVSATRQVVAEGLADVLVLTTFDLDEYVFGALRAGASGFLLKDADAAELIGAVRTVARGEGMIAPAVTRRLIAEFAAPRAVRVPVPAAVESLTPREREVLGCLGKGLSNAEIAVRLEMAEATAKTHVSRLLAKLELRSRAQAAVLAQELGL, encoded by the coding sequence GTGACGATCAGGGTCGTGGTGGCGGAGGACCAGAGCGCGGTACGGGCCGGGCTGGTCCTGATCCTGCGCAGCGCGGGCGACATCGAGGTGGTGGGCGAGGCCGCGGACGGGGAGGAGGCCGTGCGCCTGGCCCGCGGGCTGCGGCCCGACCTGGTGCTCATGGACGTGCAGATGCCGCGCCTGGACGGGGTCTCGGCGACCCGCCAGGTGGTCGCGGAGGGGCTGGCGGACGTCCTGGTGCTCACCACCTTCGACCTGGACGAGTACGTCTTCGGGGCGCTGCGCGCGGGGGCGTCCGGTTTCCTGCTGAAGGACGCGGACGCGGCGGAGCTGATCGGGGCGGTACGGACGGTCGCGCGCGGGGAGGGCATGATCGCCCCCGCGGTGACCCGCCGGCTGATCGCCGAGTTCGCGGCTCCGCGGGCCGTACGGGTGCCCGTGCCGGCGGCGGTGGAGTCCCTGACCCCGCGCGAGCGGGAGGTGCTGGGGTGCCTGGGCAAGGGGTTGTCGAACGCGGAGATCGCGGTGCGCCTGGAGATGGCGGAGGCGACGGCGAAGACCCACGTCAGCAGGCTGCTGGCGAAGCTGGAGCTGCGCAGCCGGGCCCAAGCCGCCGTGCTGGCACAGGAGTTGGGGCTCTAG
- the nucS gene encoding endonuclease NucS: MRLVIARCSVDYAGRLTAHLPSAPRLILVKADGSVSIHADDRAYKPLNWMSPPCTLKEGSGNEAGVWTVVNKAGEKLIITMEEVLHDSSHELGTDPGLIKDGVEAHLQELLADRIDTLGEGYTLIRREYMTAIGPVDILCRDASGGTVAVEIKRRGEIDGVEQLTRYLELLNRDPHLAPVKGVFAAQEIKPQARVLANDRGMDCVILDYNAMRGIEDDKLRLF; the protein is encoded by the coding sequence ATGCGTCTCGTCATTGCCCGCTGCTCCGTCGATTACGCGGGCCGGCTCACCGCCCATCTGCCCTCGGCACCCCGTCTGATCCTCGTGAAGGCCGACGGGAGTGTCTCGATCCACGCGGACGACCGAGCGTACAAACCGCTCAACTGGATGTCTCCGCCGTGCACCCTCAAGGAGGGGAGTGGTAACGAGGCCGGCGTCTGGACCGTCGTCAACAAGGCGGGCGAGAAGCTCATCATCACCATGGAGGAAGTCCTCCATGACTCCTCCCACGAGCTGGGCACCGACCCGGGCCTGATCAAGGACGGCGTCGAGGCGCACCTCCAGGAACTCCTGGCCGACCGGATCGACACCCTCGGCGAGGGCTACACGCTGATCCGCCGCGAGTACATGACCGCGATCGGACCCGTCGACATCCTGTGCCGGGACGCCTCCGGCGGGACGGTCGCGGTGGAGATCAAGCGGCGCGGTGAGATCGACGGCGTCGAGCAGCTCACGCGCTACCTGGAGCTCCTGAACCGCGACCCGCACCTGGCGCCCGTCAAGGGCGTCTTCGCGGCCCAGGAGATCAAGCCCCAGGCCCGCGTCCTGGCGAACGACCGCGGCATGGACTGCGTGATCCTCGACTACAACGCCATGCGCGGCATCGAGGACGACAAGCTCCGGCTGTTCTAA
- a CDS encoding cob(I)yrinic acid a,c-diamide adenosyltransferase — translation MVNLTRIYTRTGDKGTTALGDMSRTAKTDVRISAYADTNEANAAIGTAIALGALSADVVKVLVRVQNDLFDVGADLCTPVAESPEYPPLRVEQFYIDKLEADCDAFNGELEKLRSFILPGGTPGAALLHQACTVVRRAERSTWAALEEYGEVMNPLTATYLNRLSDLLFILARTANKEIGDVLWVPGGER, via the coding sequence ATGGTGAACCTCACGCGCATCTACACCCGCACCGGCGACAAGGGCACGACCGCGCTCGGCGACATGAGCCGCACGGCCAAGACCGATGTGCGGATCTCGGCGTACGCCGACACCAACGAGGCCAACGCGGCCATCGGGACGGCGATCGCGCTCGGCGCGCTGTCCGCCGATGTCGTGAAGGTCCTGGTCCGTGTGCAGAACGACCTGTTCGACGTGGGCGCGGACCTCTGCACACCCGTCGCCGAGAGCCCCGAATATCCGCCGCTGCGCGTCGAGCAGTTCTACATCGACAAGCTGGAGGCGGACTGCGACGCCTTCAACGGCGAGCTGGAGAAGCTCCGCAGCTTCATCCTCCCCGGCGGCACCCCCGGCGCGGCCCTCCTGCACCAGGCCTGCACGGTGGTCCGCCGCGCCGAGCGCTCCACGTGGGCGGCGCTGGAGGAGTACGGCGAGGTGATGAACCCACTGACGGCCACCTACCTCAACCGTCTCTCCGACCTCCTCTTCATCCTGGCCCGCACGGCCAACAAGGAGATCGGGGACGTCCTGTGGGTCCCGGGAGGCGAGCGCTAG
- a CDS encoding STAS domain-containing protein has protein sequence MHIRGDHAELAVGGRLDVRSAADARTVLHTALDDGHGDLVLDLTGLDSWDATGLGVIMGAHRRAGRTGRRLVLRGVPPQMQRLLVATRLHRILAIEGGLEAESLPRA, from the coding sequence ATGCACATCAGGGGCGACCACGCCGAACTCGCTGTCGGGGGTCGCCTCGACGTGCGCAGCGCGGCGGACGCCCGTACGGTCCTGCACACCGCCCTCGACGACGGTCACGGCGACCTCGTGCTGGACCTCACCGGGCTCGACTCCTGGGACGCGACGGGCCTCGGCGTGATCATGGGCGCCCACCGCCGGGCCGGTCGGACCGGCCGGCGGCTCGTCCTGCGCGGGGTGCCGCCGCAGATGCAGCGGCTGCTCGTCGCCACCCGGCTGCACCGGATCCTCGCGATCGAGGGCGGACTGGAAGCGGAGTCGCTGCCGCGAGCGTGA
- a CDS encoding SCO5389 family protein codes for MSLDVSPALLEQAERGEVDEAAFVDCVRTSLPYAWEMISSLVAQLKVDGGQFADNQTPPPDEQARGQLLRALASDAIRGALQRHFGVRLAFQNCHRLAVFPLDPSVDDRLAKFTSIRGQLLNQSPELRDC; via the coding sequence ATGTCGCTCGACGTCTCACCGGCCCTACTCGAACAGGCCGAGCGAGGCGAGGTCGACGAAGCCGCTTTCGTCGACTGCGTCCGGACCTCCCTGCCCTACGCATGGGAGATGATCAGCTCGCTGGTGGCCCAGCTGAAGGTGGACGGCGGACAGTTCGCCGACAACCAGACGCCGCCGCCGGACGAGCAGGCGCGTGGCCAGCTGCTGCGCGCCCTCGCGAGTGACGCGATACGGGGTGCGCTGCAGCGCCACTTCGGAGTGCGCCTGGCATTCCAGAACTGCCACCGGCTTGCGGTGTTCCCGCTCGACCCGTCGGTGGACGACCGGCTGGCCAAGTTCACTTCGATCCGTGGTCAGCTGCTCAACCAGTCGCCCGAGCTGCGCGACTGTTAG
- a CDS encoding glycoside hydrolase family 18 chitinase — protein MFRRVAAALAVLTLPVAGLVAVAGPAEAAASASATYTKVSDWGSGFEGKWTVKNTGTTTLSSWTVEWDYPAGTAVTSAWDATVTSSGTHWTGKNVGWNGTLAPGATISFGFNGTGSGAPSGCKVNGGGCDGTTTPTDNPPSAPGTPTASGVTDTGLTLGWAAATDDKGVKNYDVYRGGTKIATVTTPSYTDSGLTKGTTYSYAVTARDTVDQTGPSSGALSVTTTGGGTDPTDPGTPGSAVKLGYFTDWGVYQRNYHVKNLVTSGSAAKITHINYAFGNVQGGKCTIGDAYADYQKTYDASSSVSGTADTWDQPVAGNFNQLRQLKKKYPNIKVLYSFGGWTWSGGFGQAAANPAAFAQSCYDLVEDPRWADVFDGIDIDWEYPNACGLSCDTSGAASLKNVLSALRTKFGSSNLVTAAISADGSNGGKLDLADYAGAAQYVDFYNVMTYDFFGAWDAKGPTAPHSPLTSYTGIPIAGFNSEAAITKLKGKGIAGSKLNLGIGFYGRGWTGVTQATPGGTATGPAPGTYEQGIEDYKVLKNTCPATGTVAGTAYAKCGSNWWSYDTPATIAGKTAWVKQQGLRGAFFWEFSGDTTNGELASAVHAGLQ, from the coding sequence CTGTTTCGAAGAGTCGCGGCCGCCCTGGCCGTCCTCACCCTGCCGGTCGCCGGGCTCGTGGCCGTCGCCGGACCCGCCGAGGCCGCCGCCTCGGCGTCCGCGACGTACACCAAGGTCTCCGACTGGGGCTCCGGCTTCGAGGGCAAGTGGACGGTGAAGAACACCGGCACGACCACCCTCAGCAGCTGGACCGTGGAATGGGACTACCCGGCCGGCACCGCCGTCACGTCCGCCTGGGACGCCACCGTCACCAGCTCCGGCACCCACTGGACCGGCAAGAACGTCGGCTGGAACGGCACCCTGGCCCCCGGCGCGACCATCAGCTTCGGCTTCAACGGCACCGGCTCCGGCGCCCCCAGCGGCTGCAAGGTCAACGGCGGCGGCTGCGACGGCACCACCACCCCCACCGACAACCCGCCCAGCGCCCCCGGCACCCCCACGGCCAGCGGCGTCACCGACACGGGCCTGACCCTCGGCTGGGCCGCGGCCACCGACGACAAGGGCGTCAAGAACTACGACGTCTACCGCGGCGGCACCAAGATCGCCACCGTGACGACCCCCTCGTACACCGACTCGGGCCTGACCAAGGGCACGACGTACAGCTACGCGGTCACCGCCCGCGACACCGTCGACCAGACCGGTCCCTCCTCCGGCGCCCTCTCGGTGACCACCACCGGCGGCGGAACCGACCCCACGGACCCCGGCACCCCCGGTTCCGCGGTCAAGCTCGGCTACTTCACGGACTGGGGCGTCTACCAGCGCAACTACCACGTGAAGAACCTGGTCACCTCCGGCAGCGCCGCCAAGATCACGCACATCAACTACGCCTTCGGCAACGTCCAGGGCGGCAAGTGCACGATCGGTGACGCCTACGCCGACTACCAGAAGACCTACGACGCCTCCTCCAGCGTCTCCGGCACCGCCGACACCTGGGACCAGCCGGTCGCGGGCAACTTCAACCAGCTGCGCCAGCTGAAGAAGAAGTACCCGAACATCAAGGTCCTCTACTCCTTCGGCGGCTGGACCTGGTCCGGCGGCTTCGGCCAGGCCGCCGCGAACCCGGCCGCCTTCGCCCAGTCCTGCTACGACCTGGTCGAGGACCCGCGCTGGGCCGACGTCTTCGACGGCATCGACATCGACTGGGAATACCCGAACGCCTGCGGCCTGTCCTGCGACACCAGCGGGGCCGCCTCCCTGAAGAACGTGCTCTCCGCGCTGCGCACCAAGTTCGGCAGCAGCAACCTGGTCACCGCCGCCATCTCCGCCGACGGCTCCAACGGCGGCAAGCTCGACCTCGCCGACTATGCGGGCGCGGCCCAGTACGTCGACTTCTACAACGTCATGACCTACGACTTCTTCGGCGCGTGGGACGCCAAGGGCCCGACCGCCCCGCACTCCCCGCTCACCTCGTACACCGGCATCCCGATCGCCGGCTTCAACTCCGAGGCCGCCATCACCAAGCTCAAGGGCAAGGGCATCGCCGGCTCCAAGCTCAACCTCGGCATCGGCTTCTACGGCCGCGGCTGGACCGGCGTCACCCAGGCCACCCCCGGCGGCACCGCCACCGGACCGGCCCCGGGCACCTACGAGCAGGGCATCGAGGACTACAAGGTCCTCAAGAACACCTGCCCCGCGACCGGCACCGTCGCAGGCACCGCCTACGCCAAGTGCGGCAGCAACTGGTGGAGCTACGACACCCCCGCCACCATCGCCGGGAAGACGGCCTGGGTGAAGCAGCAGGGCCTCAGGGGCGCCTTCTTCTGGGAGTTCAGCGGCGACACCACGAACGGCGAACTGGCCTCCGCGGTCCACGCCGGACTCCAGTAG
- a CDS encoding sensor histidine kinase — MTPKIPPPHRDDVLLAVVSVAAGLLLWSLGVYSSPTRNLLPDWAALVPLCALGAMEPLRRSRPRVTLAVGTAGVVADQFTVGNLATVLIFTDLMYAAVVYGKPAMARRLPVTTGLITVAVTIAAVAWLRTPQALLIGVITGIVSFGPALTGATLRNHREAAVAARLRAEQTALLAEMDRSQAVVAERARMARELHDMVANHLSAIAIHSTAALSIDSPATSREALGVIRENSVQGLAEMRRLIGLLRDAGAGQEAVAMPSLDGLEALLDQARTNGAASGLDFVLLDERSGEAGEAGEPLPAPVELAAYRIVQESLTNALKHAAPGTVTVRLTLDRGASGMLRLLVDSPYGDRPGPRAPGSGAGLTGMRERVELLGGEFEAGRAGAVWRVRAALPAREEAVRT, encoded by the coding sequence GTGACCCCGAAGATCCCACCACCTCACCGGGACGACGTCCTGCTCGCCGTTGTCAGCGTGGCCGCCGGCCTGCTCCTGTGGTCGCTCGGGGTGTACAGCTCCCCCACGCGGAACCTGCTCCCCGACTGGGCCGCCCTGGTCCCGCTCTGCGCCCTCGGCGCGATGGAGCCGCTGCGCCGGAGCAGGCCCCGGGTGACCCTGGCCGTCGGCACCGCCGGGGTGGTCGCCGACCAGTTCACGGTGGGAAATCTGGCCACCGTCCTGATCTTCACCGACCTGATGTACGCGGCCGTCGTCTACGGCAAACCGGCCATGGCCCGCCGCCTCCCGGTGACCACCGGCCTGATCACCGTCGCCGTGACCATCGCCGCCGTGGCCTGGCTGCGCACCCCGCAGGCCCTGCTGATCGGCGTGATCACCGGCATCGTGAGCTTCGGCCCGGCGCTGACCGGCGCCACCCTGCGCAACCACCGCGAGGCCGCTGTGGCCGCCCGGCTGCGCGCCGAGCAGACCGCTCTGCTGGCCGAGATGGACCGCAGCCAGGCCGTCGTCGCCGAGCGGGCGCGGATGGCCCGGGAGCTGCACGACATGGTGGCCAACCACCTCTCCGCCATCGCCATCCACTCCACCGCCGCGCTCTCCATCGACTCCCCCGCCACCAGCCGCGAGGCGCTCGGGGTGATCCGGGAGAACAGCGTCCAGGGTCTGGCCGAGATGCGCCGGCTGATCGGGCTCCTCCGGGACGCGGGCGCCGGGCAGGAGGCCGTCGCGATGCCCTCCCTGGACGGGCTGGAGGCGCTGCTGGACCAGGCCCGGACGAACGGAGCCGCGAGCGGGCTGGACTTCGTACTCCTCGACGAGCGGTCCGGGGAGGCCGGTGAGGCCGGCGAGCCGCTGCCGGCCCCGGTGGAGCTGGCGGCGTACCGGATCGTCCAGGAGTCGCTGACCAACGCCCTCAAGCACGCTGCCCCGGGCACGGTCACCGTCCGCCTGACCCTGGACCGCGGTGCGAGCGGGATGCTGCGCCTGCTGGTCGACTCCCCTTACGGGGACCGCCCCGGCCCCCGCGCACCCGGCTCCGGGGCGGGGCTGACCGGCATGCGGGAGCGGGTGGAATTGCTCGGCGGAGAGTTCGAGGCGGGCCGCGCGGGAGCGGTCTGGCGGGTGCGGGCAGCGCTGCCCGCACGGGAGGAGGCGGTACGGACGTGA
- a CDS encoding 3-hydroxyacyl-CoA dehydrogenase family protein, giving the protein MAGKLAVIGAGLMGSGIAQVSAQAGWDVVLRDVTDAALTRGTDGIKASYDRFVSKGRLTAEDAEAALARITTTTDLDAVGDADIVVEAVFEKLEVKHEIFRALDKLVREDAILASNTSAIPITKIAAVTERPERVVGAHFFSPVPMMQLCELVRGYKTSDETLATTRAFAESVGKTCIVVNRDVAGFVTTRLISALVVEAAKLYESGVASAEDIDIACKLGFGHAMGPLATADLTGVDILLHATSNIYTESQDEKFAPPELMRRMVDAGDIGRKSGQGFYKH; this is encoded by the coding sequence GTGGCTGGGAAGCTCGCCGTCATCGGTGCCGGACTGATGGGTTCCGGAATCGCGCAGGTCTCCGCTCAGGCGGGTTGGGACGTCGTGCTGCGCGATGTCACCGATGCCGCTCTGACGCGTGGTACCGACGGGATCAAGGCCTCGTACGACAGGTTCGTCTCCAAGGGCAGGCTGACGGCGGAGGACGCCGAGGCCGCGCTCGCCCGCATCACCACGACCACCGACCTCGACGCGGTCGGCGACGCCGACATCGTCGTCGAGGCCGTCTTCGAGAAGCTCGAGGTCAAGCACGAGATCTTCCGCGCGCTCGACAAGCTCGTGCGCGAGGACGCGATCCTCGCCTCCAACACCTCGGCCATCCCGATCACCAAGATCGCGGCCGTGACGGAGCGTCCGGAGCGGGTCGTCGGCGCGCACTTCTTCTCGCCCGTCCCGATGATGCAGCTGTGCGAGCTCGTGCGCGGCTACAAGACGAGCGACGAAACCCTCGCCACCACCCGGGCGTTCGCCGAGTCCGTCGGCAAGACCTGCATCGTCGTCAACCGCGACGTCGCCGGTTTCGTGACGACCCGTCTGATCTCCGCGCTGGTCGTCGAAGCCGCCAAACTGTACGAATCGGGCGTCGCTTCGGCGGAGGACATCGACATCGCCTGCAAGCTGGGCTTCGGGCACGCGATGGGCCCGCTGGCCACCGCCGACCTCACCGGCGTCGACATCCTGCTCCACGCCACCAGCAACATCTACACCGAATCGCAGGACGAGAAGTTCGCGCCGCCGGAGCTGATGCGCCGCATGGTGGACGCGGGCGACATCGGCCGCAAGAGCGGGCAGGGCTTCTACAAGCACTGA